A genome region from Myripristis murdjan chromosome 16, fMyrMur1.1, whole genome shotgun sequence includes the following:
- the LOC115374482 gene encoding urokinase plasminogen activator surface receptor translates to MNVLLLIFGSVLLPKVYSLQCYECLIGAACSNSQRDCPTGLCGTTRVISYVGGSKQVDLNIKSCAVAEQCISGSINFGVAKTVLATKCCSTDLCNNQEPQVSSDTSPNGKKCYGCNTENCNAVMECSGTEDRCISALAPGPGGGKQRVKGCVSKSVCSALSVKEVAANIGQDVSCCEGNMCNSAGTTAASLLLLAAPMLSFALFF, encoded by the exons ATGAATGTTCTTCTGCTTATCTTTGGGAGCGTGCTTCTCCCCAAAG tctacAGCCTGCAGTGTTATGAGTGTCTTATCGGAGCAGCATGTTCAAACAGCCAAAGAGATTGTCCCACCGGTCTGTGTGGAACAACAAGAGTCATTTCATATGTTG gtggctcAAAACAGGTCGATCTGAACATTAAGTCTTGTGCTGTGGCTGAGCAGTGTATCAGTGGCTCAATCAACTTTGGCGTCGCCAAGACTGTATTAGCCACCAAGTGCTGCTCCACCGACCTCTGTAACAACCAAGAACCCCAAG TGTCCTCtgacacttctcccaatggtaAGAAGTGCTATGGCTGCAACACGGAGAACTGCAACGCCGTCATGGAGTGCAGTGGGACTGAGGACCGCTGCATTTCCGCATTAG cgCCGGGACCTGGAGGTGGAAAACAACGTGTGAAGGGCTGTGTCTCCAAGAGTGTTTGCTCAGCCTTGTCTGTTAAAGAGGTGGCAGCAAATATCGGACAAGATGTGAGCTGCTGTGAGGGCAACATGTGCAACAGCGCTGGCACCACTGCTGCTAGCCTCCTGCTCCTGGCAGCACCCATGCTCTCTTTTGCCCTGTTCTTTTAA